A stretch of Mesorhizobium sp. M2A.F.Ca.ET.046.03.2.1 DNA encodes these proteins:
- a CDS encoding sugar phosphate isomerase/epimerase: MHLSTHNWMRAEPLEVTLKRIKKFGYESIEISGEPEQYKTKETRALLKEYGIRCWGSVTLMLGERNLAARNQGQRERSVQYVKDVLTMVSELDGEIITLVPATVGKVVPDGTEAEEWGWVVDATRECFTHAKKVGVRIAIEPLNRFETYLFNRGAQALALADAVSPECGVCLDAYHIHMEEFNVYDAIRQVGKRLFDFHVADNNRFAAGLGQIDWPKIVRTLKEVGYDGALTNEFVAPVDRTPAAPYPEMVERNPVDISPEQLKFIQDHGSSVLTEKFYTDQMRITAETLLPLIK; encoded by the coding sequence ATGCATCTTTCGACGCACAATTGGATGCGGGCGGAGCCGCTGGAGGTGACGCTGAAGCGCATCAAGAAGTTCGGCTACGAATCGATCGAGATTTCCGGCGAGCCCGAGCAGTACAAGACCAAGGAGACGCGCGCGCTGCTCAAGGAGTATGGCATCCGCTGCTGGGGTTCGGTGACGCTGATGCTCGGCGAACGCAACCTCGCCGCCAGGAACCAGGGCCAGCGCGAGCGGTCCGTCCAATATGTCAAGGACGTGCTCACCATGGTGAGCGAGCTCGACGGCGAGATCATCACGCTGGTGCCCGCGACCGTCGGCAAGGTGGTGCCGGACGGCACCGAGGCGGAGGAATGGGGCTGGGTGGTCGATGCCACGCGCGAATGCTTCACCCATGCCAAGAAGGTCGGCGTCCGGATCGCCATCGAACCGCTCAACCGCTTCGAGACCTATCTCTTCAATCGCGGCGCCCAGGCGCTCGCGCTCGCCGACGCGGTGAGCCCCGAATGCGGCGTCTGCCTCGACGCCTACCACATCCACATGGAGGAATTTAACGTCTATGACGCGATCCGCCAGGTCGGCAAGCGCCTGTTCGATTTCCATGTCGCCGACAACAACCGCTTCGCCGCCGGCCTTGGCCAGATCGACTGGCCGAAGATCGTGCGCACGCTGAAGGAAGTCGGCTATGACGGCGCGCTGACCAACGAATTCGTCGCCCCCGTCGACCGCACGCCGGCCGCGCCCTATCCGGAGATGGTCGAGCGCAATCCGGTCGACATCTCGCCCGAGCAGCTCAAATTCATCCAGG
- a CDS encoding sugar phosphate isomerase/epimerase has translation MPTTMKGPGLFLAQFAGDAAPFNSLASITKWAAGLGYKGVQIPTWDGRLFDLAKAASSKAYCDEVKGICADAGVEITELSTHLQGQLVAVHPAYDAQMDGFAPPSVHNNPKARQQWAVEQMKFGAQASRNLGLNASVSFTGSLAFPYLYPFPQRPAGLIEEAFGELGKRWKPILDVYEDNGVDVGYEIHPSEDVFDGVTFEMFLDAVGGHKRCNINYDPSHFLLQQLDYLEFIDIYHERIKAFHVKDAEFNPTGRQGVYSGYQGWVNRAGRFRSLGDGQVDFSGIFSKLTQYNYDSWAVLEWECCLKHPEDGAAEGAPFIQHHIIRVTEKAFDDFAAGTTDKKLLRAMMGI, from the coding sequence ATGCCGACGACGATGAAGGGTCCCGGCCTGTTTCTGGCGCAGTTCGCGGGCGATGCCGCACCGTTCAATTCGCTGGCTTCGATCACCAAATGGGCGGCCGGGCTCGGCTACAAGGGTGTGCAGATCCCGACCTGGGACGGACGCCTGTTCGACCTCGCGAAGGCGGCCTCGTCGAAAGCCTATTGCGACGAGGTGAAAGGCATCTGCGCCGACGCGGGCGTCGAGATCACGGAACTGTCGACGCACCTGCAAGGGCAACTGGTGGCGGTGCATCCTGCCTATGACGCGCAGATGGACGGCTTCGCGCCGCCATCGGTGCACAACAATCCCAAGGCGCGCCAGCAATGGGCCGTCGAACAAATGAAGTTCGGCGCCCAGGCATCGCGCAATCTCGGGCTTAATGCTTCCGTGTCGTTCACCGGCTCGCTGGCCTTCCCTTACCTCTATCCCTTCCCGCAGCGGCCGGCCGGGCTGATCGAGGAAGCCTTCGGCGAGCTCGGCAAACGCTGGAAGCCGATCCTCGATGTCTATGAGGACAATGGCGTCGATGTCGGCTACGAGATCCACCCTTCCGAGGACGTGTTCGACGGCGTGACCTTCGAGATGTTCCTCGACGCGGTCGGCGGCCACAAGCGCTGCAACATCAATTACGATCCGTCGCATTTCCTGCTGCAGCAGCTCGACTATCTGGAATTCATCGACATCTATCACGAGCGGATCAAGGCCTTCCACGTCAAGGACGCCGAGTTCAATCCGACCGGACGGCAGGGCGTCTATTCCGGCTATCAGGGCTGGGTGAACCGGGCAGGCCGCTTCCGCTCGCTGGGCGACGGCCAGGTCGATTTCAGCGGCATCTTCTCCAAGCTCACCCAGTACAATTACGATTCCTGGGCGGTGCTGGAATGGGAATGCTGCCTGAAGCATCCCGAGGACGGCGCAGCCGAAGGCGCGCCCTTCATCCAGCACCATATCATTAGGGTGACCGAGAAGGCTTTCGACGATTTCGCCGCCGGCACGACCGACAAAAAGCTGCTGCGGGCGATGATGGGGATTTGA
- a CDS encoding Gfo/Idh/MocA family oxidoreductase, with product MVGASKSETGGGPIRYGMVGGGQGAFIGAVHRIAARMDNDFVLVAGALSSNPERAKASAAELGLDPQRSYSSYAEMAKAEAKRPDGIEAVAIVTPNNVHVPAAKAFLEAGIHVICDKPLATSLAEAKKLAALAEKTGKVFVLTHNYTAYPMIRQAREMVAKGQLGDIRIVQSEYPQDWLTEDLAATGQKQASWRSDPKQAGAGGALGDIGTHAYNLARFVSGLELDSLSADLDAFVPGRQLDDNVNVMLRFKPVGNKHPAKGMIWASQVAPGHENGLKLRIYGSKGGLEWVQADPNYLWYTPFGQPKQLLTRAGAGAMPVAARVTRVPSGHPEGYLEGFANIYQEAARAIRAARRRGGKPGKDVIFPTIEDGVEGMAFIEACVKSSKKNGAWTKL from the coding sequence ATGGTCGGCGCATCGAAGTCGGAAACGGGAGGCGGCCCGATCCGCTACGGCATGGTTGGCGGCGGGCAAGGCGCCTTCATCGGCGCGGTGCACCGCATCGCGGCGCGCATGGACAATGATTTCGTGCTGGTCGCCGGCGCGCTGTCGTCGAACCCGGAACGGGCGAAGGCTTCCGCCGCCGAACTGGGGCTCGATCCGCAGCGCAGCTACAGCTCCTATGCCGAGATGGCCAAGGCCGAAGCCAAGCGTCCCGACGGCATCGAGGCGGTGGCGATCGTCACGCCCAACAATGTGCACGTGCCGGCGGCCAAGGCCTTCCTCGAGGCCGGCATCCATGTCATCTGCGACAAGCCGCTGGCGACGTCGCTCGCCGAGGCGAAGAAGCTTGCCGCGCTGGCCGAGAAGACCGGCAAGGTGTTCGTGCTCACCCACAATTACACCGCCTATCCGATGATCCGGCAGGCGCGCGAGATGGTGGCCAAGGGCCAACTCGGCGACATCCGCATCGTGCAGTCGGAATATCCGCAGGACTGGCTGACCGAGGATCTCGCCGCCACCGGTCAGAAGCAGGCCTCGTGGCGCTCCGATCCCAAGCAGGCGGGCGCCGGCGGCGCGCTGGGCGACATTGGCACGCATGCCTATAACCTTGCCCGTTTCGTCTCGGGGCTGGAGCTGGATTCTCTGTCGGCCGACCTCGACGCCTTCGTGCCGGGCCGCCAGCTCGACGACAATGTCAACGTCATGCTGCGCTTCAAGCCGGTCGGCAACAAGCATCCGGCCAAGGGCATGATCTGGGCAAGCCAGGTGGCGCCCGGCCATGAGAACGGGCTGAAGCTGCGCATCTATGGCTCGAAGGGCGGGCTGGAATGGGTGCAGGCCGACCCGAACTATCTCTGGTACACGCCTTTCGGCCAGCCGAAGCAGCTGCTCACCCGGGCCGGCGCCGGCGCGATGCCGGTCGCGGCGCGTGTGACCCGTGTGCCATCCGGACATCCGGAAGGCTATCTCGAAGGTTTTGCCAACATCTACCAGGAGGCCGCCCGCGCAATCCGGGCGGCACGCAGAAGGGGCGGCAAGCCGGGCAAGGATGTGATTTTCCCGACGATCGAGGACGGCGTCGAAGGCATGGCCTTCATCGAGGCCTGCGTGAAGTCGTCGAAGAAAAATGGGGCGTGGACGAAGCTCTAG
- a CDS encoding sugar phosphate isomerase/epimerase, with protein sequence MKIGMCMFLWTTSVSKKDVTLLKDIKATGFDGVEIPVFAGAPDDYKRLGEMLDRIGLERTAVSAMGDPAMNLISPDAAARKAGIDYMKWAIDCSAALGSNTLSGPLHSTLGAFSGSGPTSAEKKRSIASQRAIGDHAGKKGVTIGLEALNRFECYLVNTMADLCEHIDAIDRPHIKAMYDTFHANIEEADPIGAYTKHRRNIVHVHISENDRGVPGRGNIPWKETFSAIRKSGYDDWLTIESFGRSLKDLAAATKVWRDFAESPEAVYREGYRHIRDGWKGAA encoded by the coding sequence ATGAAAATCGGCATGTGCATGTTCTTGTGGACCACCAGCGTCTCGAAGAAGGATGTGACGCTGTTGAAGGACATCAAGGCGACGGGTTTCGACGGCGTCGAGATACCGGTCTTTGCCGGCGCGCCTGACGACTACAAAAGGTTGGGCGAGATGCTCGACCGCATCGGCCTGGAGCGCACCGCGGTCTCGGCGATGGGCGATCCGGCGATGAACCTGATCTCGCCGGATGCCGCCGCGCGCAAGGCCGGTATCGATTACATGAAATGGGCGATCGACTGCAGCGCGGCGCTTGGCTCCAACACGCTGAGCGGGCCGCTGCATTCGACGCTCGGCGCCTTTTCCGGCAGCGGGCCGACTTCTGCCGAGAAGAAGCGCTCGATCGCCTCGCAGCGCGCCATCGGTGACCATGCCGGCAAGAAGGGCGTGACCATCGGATTGGAGGCGCTCAACCGCTTCGAATGCTATCTGGTCAACACCATGGCCGATCTGTGCGAGCATATCGATGCGATCGACCGGCCGCACATCAAGGCGATGTACGACACGTTCCATGCCAATATCGAGGAGGCCGATCCGATCGGCGCCTACACGAAGCATCGCCGCAATATCGTCCATGTCCACATTTCGGAGAACGACCGCGGGGTGCCGGGGCGCGGCAACATTCCATGGAAGGAGACTTTCTCCGCCATCCGCAAAAGCGGTTATGACGACTGGCTGACGATCGAGTCCTTCGGCCGCTCGCTGAAGGATCTGGCTGCGGCGACAAAGGTGTGGCGGGATTTCGCGGAGAGCCCGGAGGCGGTTTATCGCGAGGGGTATAGGCATATCAGGGACGGCTGGAAGGGGGCGGCGTAA